Part of the Spinacia oleracea cultivar Varoflay chromosome 5, BTI_SOV_V1, whole genome shotgun sequence genome, GATTTCAAACCAAACAAATTCCCCAAAGAGTATAACACTGTTGCAGTGAAATCATAGGCAATATGGGAAAATTGATTAGCAGAATTTGAGTAAACAACTTTGCAATCAGAAATTGATCCACTAAAAGACCTAAAACAATATCCTTTACCAATCTCCGAAACCCGGAAATTGGAAAGATTTAGGGTTTTCGGTATACTTTTCTGCAAAATTGAGATGGGATCCCTCGAAATAGGATAGAGAAGACGAAGTTTACCAGGTTGTCTTTCTTCAACCGTtaaaatccaacctttggcATCAAAATGAAGCTGAGAATCAAGGGGTTTAACTAAAAAAACAGTAATTGGAACAAGATCAATATTATCGTAACCTTGATTATTGAAGGGGAGAGAAACAGGATTAGGGATTTGACGAGGAAAGAAAGGATttaaaaagttagggtttttcgACAAAGGTAAAGAAGCGCGCCAATTTTTGCATACGGACCGGAACTTGCAGATGTCAATTCGACTTTCAAGGCGTTTTCCGATTAATGCTAAAGTTTTCGGTGGAAGTTCCGACCAAACTGCAGCGTTACTCCGGCCGCCTTCTGTTCGCATCTTCTTCGCCATGATTTTTCTGGTTTTGGAGCGTTAATTTTTGAACTTTCTAATTTAGTCAATTAGAGTCTTATTGGATAAAGGGTCTGATTCAACGAGTCAAAGTTGGACATGGGCTATATCACTATATGGTCGGGTCTGTGGGTTTGGGGTTGAGATTGACTTGGCCCATTTTATTAGTCAACCAGATGAGCCATCAGTTGGGATTTGGGAGGTTTCAAGAAATTTGTGGACCTATATACCCTGGtgtaaaataagttcagataagttatattcaggaaaattaaaataaatgagTTGAAGTAGTTACATATTTACACCCAATAAGTTTATGTGATAAACTTATAATTATACAACGTGTACCCGTCAAATaaaaaaaggattattatacaACGTGTTTtcaccaaaaaataattaattatacaacatATTCTTTTAACCATTTTCCTTTTCTCAAATATTGTTATGGTTAGAAAAACTTATTAGAAAAGaccttttaaaacacaaaaattgtaAGAAATGACcttgtaaaaaaatattatgaaaTAAGGCCGTATTGGaatttttttgttgtgaatcaGGACCAAATGTGATTTTTCGGTAGTCAACGACTACTTTCCGGCGTTGACCGTCACGTGACACGCACGTGTTTCATTTTaaacgatttttttttaaaacacttCCCTCCATTTTCCCCACACCCCTTAAGTGAACTCTTTttgaacttaactaaacttatcttgtctgaaataaattaaaataagtcgaacatagTCTGAATAGTAAAATGgaggaatattttttttttccataccTCAAGCTTCACCTTTCCCTTAACTTGAGTGCTTATTAGTGAACTTAAACTTATTTAGGGATTATTTTGCATCTGAGTAATAATAAATacgaaataataaataaataatacttgcaatgtttggacttttgccactattcatataatctactttgactattcgtagtgttttttatataagataaaacatagtcatgtaggatcttgttagattcgtctcaatgtgtattttcaaaatatcaactttttataatttttgcataaagataatttaaaatataaattatcaaagttgtgcattggtatgcgtgaaactaacaaacgttgcgagtattaaaagacggaggaagtaataaatGGCGAGTGATAGACTTTACTCACTACTGCAATTCGTTTAATCTAGAATTCTAGTCCGATATAAGGATAACATAACCTTAACCGCCCTACAAATTGCATATATATGTGTTACACctgttgcgattaaagcgaaaattagaacaaacttatctgattcgatgaactgaacgaagaacaattgttgcgtcgtggacacccactgtcctaaaagacgattccgcgctacctcccggtgcagtagaacagaatgcggtcgccctctaggattagcgcaactccgacgttgtgtgcactcacaaagccggatggagtcagtatgtatgcccaaaaccgagagcaattttgtgtgagagtaagaatgtgttttcgtattttgtgtgtatgattttctgtgagaagggaactgaaactctgatttaaataattagaaggaaagcattgcaacagacaaaaacggctgagggaatgaatgttgcaacagccagaaaacggtcaaaaacattgatcatagtaacggacgtaattaaaggcatttaatccaacggttacgtaatcaatacagattcccgtaacagtgacttgcgcaaaccggtccagttaccaaaaagaacaaggttgacccaccccacgcccgcattaccaagtaccaagtaccaagtaccaagtaccaagtaccaagtaccaagtaccaagtaccaagtaccgcggcccgcgcccggcccggcgcgcgcgcgtgtgatgtgtccacccataccattctcacactttcttaaacaagagttacactcattccccaattaataaacaagaggaatatgaagagtttttccaatgtgggactcttgaattatcactcacccttttttcctttgtgtttcccaatgagaatttccaacaacaCCTTCCTTGCTTTCTTCTATCCTGTTTTCTTCCTTCACTTCATAGTTCATAAGACTTCAGTTCATATTTCCATCTTTCTTAAACTCGATCAATCGATCTTACTGGATCTTCTAACAACAAGTTGTCCAAATTCTTATAGCAGCATGatgaattttgatgattttgaggatAAAATCAATCCAGAAGTGTCCCAGCAAAATAATCAAATTGGCGGCGAGGATGATGATATTGATAAGGGTTGGAAAGAATTGACTCCAAATTCTTATAACAACATGCAAATTGGCGGCGATGATGATTATCAAAGTTGGGAAGAATTGATGGATCTTCTAACAAGTCCTCCAAATTCTTATAGAACCAATCAAATTGACGGCGATGATGGATCTTCTAACAACAAGTTAAGTTGGGAAGAATTGATGGATCTTCTAACAAGTCCTCCAAATTCTTATAACACCAATCAAATTGGCGGCGATGATGGATCTTCTAACAACAAGTTAAGTTGGGAAGAATTGATGGATATTCTAACAACAACTCCTCCAAATTCTTATAACACCAATCAAATTGGCGACGATGATGGATCTTCTAACAACACGTCGATTTGGCCTACATGTTTTTACTTTTCGCATGATTCATTTTTGTAGATTACattcaaattcaattcaataaaagcaaaatatggtttatacacccgggtgcacaatgctcactgtgcaccctatttttaaaagaacatatagttcaaacgaaaatgataaaggtcgcaacatgcgacctttaagccatgtCACAATGATGTCAtgtcatgcttatgtgtcatgaattaaattggaaactaaaatatttacatattttcatagtaaaaatattgcattgatagtaaaaatattctgatgaagCAAACTTACGtagcgcctatatgtaccaattaaattcCAACACATAAGATTGCGATAACTAAAAGttatcgcaacttgcgaccttttaTATATCATCACCCTAGTTCAAATGCAAAGAACATATCATTCATATTCATAGAACATATactaaatgaacatatagttcaaatccatagTACATATATTGCAAATATTTCATTTGTAtatgtacattgaaatcatttTTCATGTTCTTTAGATACTCAACAAATGTTCTTTAGGGTGCACCATGAacactgtgcacccgggtgtataattcAAACTGCGCAATAAAAGTAGGAAGCTTTGCTTATTTATACTCGATCTTAATTCTTTTGGGTCCGTCCATTAGTGATTAAATTTCTCCTATTTGTTTTAGTCTTTTCAAAAGCGATGTTGTATGACCCTAAATTCGAAGAGACAGGTTCTATTGTCAATTTTGTTTTGCTCTCGAATGCTGGGACTTACGGGTGGACACGAACAAAACTGTACGTGAACAGTTTGGAATTGTTTCGATAAAAATTCGGCTTGAGCTCGATTCGTTTGTAAATGAACCAAGCTTGAGCTTAAATTTATGGTTCGAGAACTAAACGAACCAAACTCAAATTCAATAGCTTTCGGCTCGAAAGCTCGTTAATTTAAGAATAATAATGCATATTTGTGAGATTTTTATATATCATTTAATACCATTGTCCAAACTATTGattaaacggttttttcatgaaatgcccctgaggtttgcaaaaacgcaccaaataccctcgcgtcttttgaatcacataatatacccctattttttcatactgttcatgagatgcacttggagttaacggacgttagtcctccgttagctgcagtttaccattttgcccttaatatatatttttcgacctaaaatcaaaaaaaaaaaaaatctcaaacttcTCTCCAAACTCTTCCTTCGATTCCCTAACCTCAAACATATCTCCCTTTCCGATTTCCATGGCGAACCCACTTCAATTCTTCAATTCATTTCACTTTCCTTGGCCTATCTAATCACACCGATTTCCCTTCGAATTCGATTCAACAATTTCCCAATTCATCTCTCAAGTCGATTAAATCGCTCAAGTTGCACAATTTTTCAATTGTTACTGATTCCGATTTGGGGGTTATTTCCCAGTTCATCACAAATTTGGAGGAGTTGGGTGTAAGTAATCCAAAGGATGATTACTGCGTTACTGGTGTttctggtggtggtggtgctgcTTTAGGGATCACTGATGAAGGCGTTGATTTGATTGCTTCGAAGCTCCCTCATCTCAGAAAAGTTAATTTGTCTAGTAATTACTTCATTTCTGATAAATCTCTTATTAATCTTTCTGAGAAATGCTTAAATTTGGAGGAGATTATAGTAAACAATTGCAATTTCGTGACTCAAACTGGGTTTGCTTTGCTTTACAAAATTGCCAGAATTTGAATTCTATATCTGTTCTAGGGATGGATTTGGTTTTTTGAGGTTTAGTTCTGAACATTTCAACCGTATATGGGGATCAGATTCAACAGGGGATAGTGCTGTTGAATTAGATACAGTTCCTGCAATGTATGGAATAGTTCTCAAGTTCTCATCCTCAGCTCCATATGGTTCTATACCATCATATCATATCCCATTTCTTCTTGGCGAATCGGCTTTTGAGATCCCCCACAAGAAAGAGTCATTGGACATTGTCCCAGCTGGAATTCAGTCCAATGAAAAGTCAGTTTCTAGTTCACTTGTTACCATTGAATTGGAACCCCGAGAACCTGTGCCAGGTCTTGTGGATGTTTCCATTAACGCGAATGCAGAAAATGGTCAGGTTGTTAATGGGAAGCTTCAGGGGGTCTCAGTTGGCATCGAGGACATGTTTCTCAAGGCTGCTGCCCCAGCTGAGATTCTAGAAGACACAGTTCCAGGATATTACTCCGCCCTTTTTGATGCTTTGTGGGAGGTATGTGGTGCCTCTTCCAGTGCAGGTCGGGAAACATTTTCACTAAAAGGAGGTAAGGGGTTTGCAGCAATCCATGGAACACAATCAGTTAAGCTTCTCGAAGTTCCTTCAACCTTAG contains:
- the LOC130460803 gene encoding F-box protein SKIP23-like encodes the protein MAKKMRTEGGRSNAAVWSELPPKTLALIGKRLESRIDICKFRSVCKNWRASLPLSKNPNFLNPFFPRQIPNPVSLPFNNQGYDNIDLVPITVFLVKPLDSQLHFDAKGWILTVEERQPGKLRLLYPISRDPISILQKSIPKTLNLSNFRVSEIGKGYCFRSFSGSISDCKVVYSNSANQFSHIAYDFTATVLYSLGNLFGLKSHEGKWEFERINSFLWFKDIICYKGTIYAVAGGGNLYVIDHLTFKVTDTVVDCFVCAPDNAIQLVESCQELLLVVKDVIKVYRLNEVQKKWEAVQTLGDRIMFLSIDCCFFLSTENLLWDKGNFIVTSSCMNPLRSKCIEVAENFGIYISCLEDVVKKIHKSNFEAISCMLWPPSTWCPLGLSKII